One segment of Roseofilum reptotaenium CS-1145 DNA contains the following:
- the dmeF gene encoding CDF family Co(II)/Ni(II) efflux transporter DmeF — MHIHHLEEWQHSHDFLVDRHSAERKTQIVTALTLVTMIGEIVAGTIFGSMALLADGWHMATHLAAFGITLFAYQYARSHANNPKYTFGTGKVSTLGGFASAVALAVVACVMVVESIGRLLQPEAIQFNEAIIVAVIGLVVNLVSALLLEDHHDHAHEHHDRDHAHEHHKHHDHNLRAAYFHVLADALTSILAILALFAGKFLGWIWMDAAMGAIGAMVISKWSYNLLRETSGLLLDGAIDKQTKLDIIHQIEQDADNRVVDLHVWYLSEDHLAATISLVTHYPQEPEYYKTLLAPISALSHVLVEVNPCKGEPCIEVASSNL, encoded by the coding sequence ATGCATATTCATCACCTCGAAGAATGGCAACATTCCCATGATTTTTTAGTCGATCGCCATAGCGCCGAACGAAAAACCCAAATCGTGACGGCTCTTACCCTGGTTACGATGATTGGTGAGATTGTAGCCGGTACAATCTTTGGTTCGATGGCTTTACTGGCTGATGGCTGGCACATGGCTACCCATCTGGCTGCCTTTGGTATTACACTCTTTGCCTATCAATATGCTCGCTCTCATGCCAATAACCCCAAATATACATTTGGCACGGGTAAAGTTAGCACTCTCGGAGGGTTTGCTAGTGCGGTGGCTCTGGCAGTGGTTGCTTGTGTGATGGTGGTGGAGTCCATTGGTCGTTTATTACAACCGGAAGCAATTCAATTTAATGAGGCGATTATTGTTGCGGTGATTGGTTTGGTTGTGAATTTAGTGAGCGCTCTGTTGTTAGAGGATCATCACGATCATGCTCACGAACATCACGATCGCGATCATGCTCACGAGCATCACAAGCATCACGATCATAATCTTCGTGCTGCCTATTTCCATGTGTTAGCTGATGCTTTAACCTCAATTTTGGCAATACTGGCTCTGTTTGCTGGCAAGTTTCTGGGTTGGATCTGGATGGATGCTGCCATGGGTGCGATCGGAGCGATGGTGATTAGCAAATGGTCTTATAATCTGTTGCGAGAAACCAGTGGTCTGTTGCTCGATGGGGCGATCGACAAACAAACCAAGCTCGATATTATTCATCAGATTGAACAGGATGCAGATAATCGGGTCGTGGATTTGCATGTCTGGTATCTGAGTGAAGATCATTTAGCCGCAACCATTTCCCTGGTTACCCACTATCCCCAAGAACCTGAATATTATAAAACGCTTCTTGCTCCCATTTCTGCCCTTTCTCATGTGTTGGTTGAAGTTAATCCCTGTAAGGGAGAACCTTGTATAGAAGTGGCATCAAGTAACCTTTAA